Proteins encoded by one window of Vigna radiata var. radiata cultivar VC1973A chromosome 5, Vradiata_ver6, whole genome shotgun sequence:
- the LOC106762646 gene encoding UDP-glycosyltransferase TURAN isoform X1: MAGKNNEKKGGRRGRACVVVLGDIGRSPRMQYHALSLGNQASLEVDVVAYGGSEPHTALLANPSIHFHIMKQWFTANQRLPKILQPIMLLLKPIVQFLMLLWFLCVKIPSPDVFIVQNPPSVPTLVAVKWASWLRKSSFVIDWHNFGYTLLALSLGRNSHFVSLYKWFEKHYGKMADASLCVTKAMQHELAQNWGINATVLYDQPPDIFHAASLEERHKLFCRLNEDLFQPLGVRDCVSNGTSLIASRCQNETLFTNEVGSSINLKPNRPALVVSSTSWTPDEDFGILLEAAVMYDRRVAAILGEDDSVDEEVVWKEISDGKQCLYPRLLFIITGKGPEKEKYEAKIKRLKLKRVAFRTMWLSADDYPLLLGSADLGVCLHTSSSGLDLPMKVVDMFGCGLPVCAVSYSCIKELVRVDKNGLLFSSSSELADELLLLFKGFPDDSDALKVLKYGALETGSSARWTTEWEEHAKPLISEVLSRF; this comes from the exons ATGGCAG GGAAAAACAACGAAAAGAAGGGAGGAAGAAGAGGGAGAGCATGCGTGGTGGTTTTGGGCGACATTGGACGGAGCCCTCGAATGCAGTATCACGCTCTTTCTCTCGGCAatcag GCTTCCCTGGAGGTTGACGTGGTTGCATATGGAG GTTCAGAGCCCCATACTGCACTTCTTGCCAACCCATCTATTCATTTTCACATAATG AAGCAGTGGTTTACAGCCAATCAACGCTTACCAAAGATACTTCAGCCCATTATGCTTTTGTTGAAGCCGATAGTGCAATTTCTCATGCTTCTTTGGTTCCTTTGTGTAAAAATACCATCTCCTGATGTTTTTATTGTCCAG AATCCTCCTTCAGTTCCAACCCTTGTGGCCGTAAAATGGGCTAGCTGGTTGAGAAAATCATCTTTTGTTATAGATTGGCATAATTTTGGGTATACTCTACTTGCACTGTCATTGGGAAGAAATAGTCATTTTGTCTCCTTATATAAATG GTTTGAGAAGCATTATGGGAAAATGGCAGATGCTTCTCTTTGTGTAACAAAAGCAATGCAGCATGAATTGGCTCAAAACTGGGGAATAAA tGCTACAGTTTTGTATGATCAGCCTCCGGACATCTTTCATGCAGCTTCATTGGAGGAGAGGCATAAG TTGTTTTGCAGATTAAATGAGGACCTGTTTCAGCCTCTTGGTGTCAGAGATTGTGTCAGTAATG GAACTTCCTTGATTGCTAGCCGTTGCCAAAACGAGACCCTGTTTACAAATGAGGTTGGTTCAAGCATAAATTTGAAGCCAAATCGACCAGCACTTGTTGTAAGCAGTACGAGCTG GACACCTGATGAAGATTTTGGTATTCTCTTGGAAGCTGCTGTAATGTATGATAGACGCGTTGCTGCCATATTGGGTGAAGATGATTCAGTAGATGAGGAGGTCGTGTGGAAAGAAATATCTGATGGAAAACAATGTTTATATCCCAGATTGCTATTCATCATAACTG GCAAAGGTccggaaaaagaaaagtatgaagcaaaaataaagagattaaaaCTTAAACGTGTGGCATTTCGTACTATGTGGCTGTCAGCTGATGATTATCCATTACTACTAG GATCAGCTGATCTAGGTGTTTGTCTGCATACTTCATCATCAGGATTAGACCTTCCAATGAAG GTTGTGGATATGTTTGGCTGTGGACTGCCTGTTTGTGCTGTTTCGTACTCTTG CATTAAAGAACTGGTTAGAGTTGACAAAAATggtcttctcttctcttcttcatcagagCTAGCTGATGAACTTCTG
- the LOC106762647 gene encoding DNA polymerase zeta processivity subunit isoform X1, with protein sequence MERRQNQTPQGQIARVLVEFLEVAITAVVFLNGVYPSGAFERRRYRNVVIQRARHPQLRYYIHATVTGLLPFVQKGMVERVAVVFFNADNVPLEKFVFKLAVNQAYGSEVEEVDLEISLRSFLIKLSNSESLSKGLPPDCRWEITAYFRSLPETGTSKEAELWIPTDTKQWQQPPLITPIKSMSSEPLCLQLYLEHPSLSESLL encoded by the exons ATGGAACGCAGGCAGAATCAAACTCCGCAAG GCCAAATAGCTAGGGTTTTGGTTGAATTTTTGGAGGTGGCTATTACCGCTGTTGTTTTTCTCAATGGGGTTTATCCTTCTG GTGCCTTCGAACGGAGAAGGTATAGGAATGTGGTGATTCAAAGGGCACGCCATCCTCAACTTAGATATTACATACATGCTACTGTTACTGGGCTTCTACCATTTGTACAAAAG GGAATGGTGGAGAGAGTAGCTGTTGTTTTCTTCAATGCTGACAATGTTCCATTGGAGAAATTTGTATTCAAGCTTGCAGTGAACCAAGCTTATGGTTCAGAGGTGGAAGAGGTTGATCTTGAGATCTCTCTCAGATCATTTCTGATAAAACTGTCAAACTCAGAATCTCTTTCTAAAGGGCTGCCTCCTG ATTGCAGGTGGGAGATTACTGCTTATTTTCGATCCCTACCCGAGACCGGTACAAGCAAAGAAGCAGAGTTGTGGATCCCAACTGACACAAAACAGTGGCAGCAGCCTCCACTTATAACCCCTATCAAATCAATGAGTAGTGAACCTCTGTGTTTGCAATTGTACTTGGAGCATCCAAGTTTATCAGAATCATTGCTTTGA
- the LOC106762647 gene encoding DNA polymerase zeta processivity subunit isoform X2, whose translation MGFILLFSLFEFVCAKGAFERRRYRNVVIQRARHPQLRYYIHATVTGLLPFVQKGMVERVAVVFFNADNVPLEKFVFKLAVNQAYGSEVEEVDLEISLRSFLIKLSNSESLSKGLPPDCRWEITAYFRSLPETGTSKEAELWIPTDTKQWQQPPLITPIKSMSSEPLCLQLYLEHPSLSESLL comes from the exons ATGGGGTTTATCCTTCTG TTTTCATTATTTGAGTTTGTATGTGCAAAAGGTGCCTTCGAACGGAGAAGGTATAGGAATGTGGTGATTCAAAGGGCACGCCATCCTCAACTTAGATATTACATACATGCTACTGTTACTGGGCTTCTACCATTTGTACAAAAG GGAATGGTGGAGAGAGTAGCTGTTGTTTTCTTCAATGCTGACAATGTTCCATTGGAGAAATTTGTATTCAAGCTTGCAGTGAACCAAGCTTATGGTTCAGAGGTGGAAGAGGTTGATCTTGAGATCTCTCTCAGATCATTTCTGATAAAACTGTCAAACTCAGAATCTCTTTCTAAAGGGCTGCCTCCTG ATTGCAGGTGGGAGATTACTGCTTATTTTCGATCCCTACCCGAGACCGGTACAAGCAAAGAAGCAGAGTTGTGGATCCCAACTGACACAAAACAGTGGCAGCAGCCTCCACTTATAACCCCTATCAAATCAATGAGTAGTGAACCTCTGTGTTTGCAATTGTACTTGGAGCATCCAAGTTTATCAGAATCATTGCTTTGA
- the LOC106762647 gene encoding DNA polymerase zeta processivity subunit isoform X3: MGFILLFVCAKGAFERRRYRNVVIQRARHPQLRYYIHATVTGLLPFVQKGMVERVAVVFFNADNVPLEKFVFKLAVNQAYGSEVEEVDLEISLRSFLIKLSNSESLSKGLPPDCRWEITAYFRSLPETGTSKEAELWIPTDTKQWQQPPLITPIKSMSSEPLCLQLYLEHPSLSESLL; the protein is encoded by the exons ATGGGGTTTATCCTTCTG TTTGTATGTGCAAAAGGTGCCTTCGAACGGAGAAGGTATAGGAATGTGGTGATTCAAAGGGCACGCCATCCTCAACTTAGATATTACATACATGCTACTGTTACTGGGCTTCTACCATTTGTACAAAAG GGAATGGTGGAGAGAGTAGCTGTTGTTTTCTTCAATGCTGACAATGTTCCATTGGAGAAATTTGTATTCAAGCTTGCAGTGAACCAAGCTTATGGTTCAGAGGTGGAAGAGGTTGATCTTGAGATCTCTCTCAGATCATTTCTGATAAAACTGTCAAACTCAGAATCTCTTTCTAAAGGGCTGCCTCCTG ATTGCAGGTGGGAGATTACTGCTTATTTTCGATCCCTACCCGAGACCGGTACAAGCAAAGAAGCAGAGTTGTGGATCCCAACTGACACAAAACAGTGGCAGCAGCCTCCACTTATAACCCCTATCAAATCAATGAGTAGTGAACCTCTGTGTTTGCAATTGTACTTGGAGCATCCAAGTTTATCAGAATCATTGCTTTGA
- the LOC106760987 gene encoding probable BOI-related E3 ubiquitin-protein ligase 3, whose protein sequence is MAVEARHLNLFPSQLVTNRQVMNSVDANVNMYNAQQIAYSSYFPLSAAVTEAGLPSSVYNSLGNAVKTESGLTHNNSVVVPPLSRKRSRENNSYNDSFSFLGQDVSLQIQQQQLDIEHLIMQRMEKVRIEIDQKRKRQARKIIDAIEAGVIKKLKAKEEEIEKIGKLNWALEEKVKSLCMENQIWRDLAQTNEATANALRRNLEQVLAQRGMVDDGDAAALMDDAESCCGSTEEDGEGKKEVGWRTIRRGCASVKDKKEGGCGMIDESNERFCRNCGKEESCVLILPCRHLCLCTVCGSTLHICPICKSFKTASVHVNMS, encoded by the exons ATGGCCGTTGAGGCGCGCCATCTCAATCTCTTCCCCTCCCAACTCGTAACCAACCG CCAAGTCATGAATTCTGTGGATGCAAATGTCAACATGTATAACGCGCAACAGATTGCTTATTCTTCGTATTTTCCGTTATCCGCCGCCGTCACGGAGGCGGGGCTTCCTTCATCGGTTTACAATTCGCTCGGAAACGCCGTCAAAACTGAAAGTGGTTTAACCCACAACAACAGCGTTGTTGTTCCTCCCTTGTCGAGAAAGCGCTCCAGGGAGAATAACAGCTACAACGACTCGTTCTCGTTTCTCGGCCAAGACGTTTCTCTTCAGATCCAACAGCAGCAACTTGACATCGAGCATTTAATTATGCAACGA ATGGAGAAGGTGAGAATAGAGATTGATCAGAAGCGAAAGCGCCAAGCGAGAAAGATAATCGACGCGATTGAGGCAGgcgtgataaaaaaattgaaggcgaaagaggaagagatagagaaaatcGGAAAGCTTAATTGGGCGTTGGAAGAGAAAGTAAAGTCTCTGTGCATGGAAAATCAGATTTGGCGTGACTTGGCTCAAACGAACGAAGCTACGGCAAATGCTTTACGGCGTAATCTAGAACAGGTGTTGGCGCAACGCGGAATGGTGGACGACGGTGATGCAGCAGCTTTAATGGACGATGCTGAGTCTTGCTGTGGAAGCACCGAGGAGGACGGTGAAGGAAAGAAAGAGGTTGGATGGCGCACGATAAGAAGGGGATGCGCAAGTGTGAAGGATAAGAAGGAGGGTGGTTGCGGGATGATTGATGAGAGTaatgaaaggttttgcaggaactGTGGGAAAGAAGAGTCGTGCGTGCTGATTTTGCCGTGCCGGCACCTGTGTTTGTGTACTGTATGTGGATCTACTCTCCACATTTGTCCTATATGTAAATCCTTTAAGACTGCTAGTGTTCATGTTAACATGTCctaa